A part of Acidisarcina sp. genomic DNA contains:
- the lpdA gene encoding dihydrolipoyl dehydrogenase produces the protein MAETIYDVAIIGGGPAGYTAAIRAGQYGLKVALIEKESKLGGTCLHWGCIPTKALLFNAEIWDHLKHAKEYGIEGVGEVKVNWPEVLKRKNGIVTKHAKGLDFLMRKNKVTVISGYGRLTGPVKDGVHTVEVTAGTPGDPAAKQSQVKARNIILATGSDAKLLPGLQADNRILTNMEILNLDEVPKSLIVIGAGAVGVEFASIFRSYGTEVTIIEYLPRLVPVEDEDISKELARLYRKRGIDINVGAKVEKVEKTKDGVKVTFTSADGKPVVKEAEKVLVAVGRAPRTENLNLEKTKIKTDRGFIPTNEWMETAEPGVYAVGDIVAGLPQLAHVGSMAGMVVAAHLAGKYARPVNRNRIPGCTYTEPQVASVGLTEAAAKEKGYDVKVGKFPFSANSKASIIDSHDGFIKIVSDGKHGEILGVHIIGPSATELIAEAVTAIELEATIEEMMFTIHAHPTLAEAFLDAYGSVEGMAINA, from the coding sequence TTGGCAGAAACAATTTATGACGTGGCAATTATCGGCGGAGGTCCGGCCGGATATACGGCGGCCATCCGTGCCGGTCAATATGGACTGAAAGTAGCCTTGATTGAAAAGGAGAGCAAGCTCGGGGGCACCTGTCTCCACTGGGGCTGCATTCCCACCAAGGCTCTACTCTTCAACGCCGAGATATGGGACCACCTGAAGCATGCCAAGGAGTACGGCATCGAGGGCGTGGGAGAGGTGAAGGTGAACTGGCCCGAGGTGCTCAAGCGCAAGAACGGCATCGTCACCAAGCATGCCAAGGGTCTTGATTTCCTGATGCGCAAGAACAAGGTGACCGTGATCTCCGGCTATGGCCGTTTGACGGGCCCAGTCAAGGACGGGGTCCATACGGTTGAGGTTACCGCCGGAACACCTGGCGACCCCGCGGCGAAGCAGAGTCAGGTGAAGGCCAGAAACATCATCCTGGCAACCGGCTCTGACGCGAAGCTGCTTCCCGGCTTGCAGGCCGACAATCGCATCCTGACGAATATGGAGATCCTTAACCTGGATGAGGTTCCCAAGTCGCTGATCGTGATTGGAGCCGGGGCGGTCGGGGTGGAGTTTGCCTCCATCTTTCGCAGCTATGGCACCGAAGTGACGATTATCGAATATCTGCCGCGTCTCGTTCCCGTCGAAGACGAAGACATCAGCAAGGAACTGGCGCGCCTCTATCGCAAGCGCGGTATCGACATCAATGTCGGCGCGAAGGTGGAGAAGGTGGAGAAGACCAAGGATGGCGTCAAGGTGACCTTTACCAGTGCCGATGGAAAGCCCGTGGTGAAGGAAGCGGAGAAGGTGCTGGTGGCCGTTGGCCGCGCACCCCGCACGGAAAACCTCAACCTGGAGAAGACGAAGATCAAGACAGACCGTGGCTTCATTCCGACAAATGAATGGATGGAGACTGCGGAGCCGGGCGTCTACGCAGTTGGAGACATCGTGGCTGGCCTTCCGCAGTTGGCTCATGTGGGATCGATGGCCGGTATGGTCGTCGCCGCACACCTGGCAGGCAAATACGCGCGTCCGGTGAATCGGAACCGAATTCCAGGCTGTACGTATACCGAGCCGCAGGTCGCTAGCGTTGGTCTGACGGAAGCCGCAGCCAAAGAGAAGGGTTACGACGTGAAGGTGGGCAAGTTCCCGTTTTCCGCCAACTCGAAGGCTTCCATCATTGACTCGCACGATGGCTTCATCAAGATCGTCTCCGATGGCAAGCATGGCGAGATTCTCGGCGTGCACATCATCGGTCCTTCGGCGACGGAGTTGATTGCGGAAGCGGTGACGGCGATTGAGCTCGAAGCCACGATTGAGGAAATGATGTTTACCATTCACGCCCACCCGACGCTGGCGGAAGCCTTCCTCGATGCCTATGGCAGCGTCGAAGGAATGGCGATCAACGCGTAA
- the lipB gene encoding lipoyl(octanoyl) transferase LipB → MFSYLYLGRTDYARGLALQQQLVELRHQQRIGNTLLFLEHPPVLTLGRNSHRSNILASDELLERRGVEVHEINRGGDVTYHGPGQLVGYPIVDLRSFTPRLGAIEFVRLMEEALIRFCAEYAVSTGRIAGRTGVWTTPNCAAEEKKIAAIGVHISRGITSHGFALNLTTDLRDFGLIVPCGIADKDVTSLENETCQRVPSLEQAANEVARQFGWVFKDQVLAVESLDDLLAGSSAQGASEHLTETPVKEIQRVPDDTPLRVPQELRRLHGEEDSFLA, encoded by the coding sequence ATGTTCAGTTATCTGTATCTCGGCCGCACGGACTACGCTCGCGGACTCGCCCTGCAGCAGCAGCTTGTCGAATTACGTCACCAGCAGCGAATCGGCAACACGCTCCTGTTCCTCGAGCATCCGCCAGTGTTGACACTTGGCCGCAATTCCCACCGGTCGAACATCCTTGCATCCGACGAACTATTGGAGCGCCGCGGAGTGGAGGTTCACGAGATCAATCGTGGCGGCGACGTCACGTATCACGGCCCGGGACAACTCGTCGGCTACCCGATTGTGGATCTTAGAAGCTTCACGCCGCGGTTAGGAGCGATCGAGTTTGTGCGCCTTATGGAAGAAGCTCTCATCCGCTTCTGCGCGGAATATGCCGTTTCCACCGGCCGCATCGCGGGGCGCACCGGCGTCTGGACCACGCCAAATTGTGCTGCAGAAGAAAAGAAGATCGCTGCAATCGGCGTTCACATCTCGCGCGGCATCACCTCTCATGGGTTTGCTCTCAACCTCACGACCGATCTCCGCGACTTTGGCCTGATCGTCCCCTGCGGCATTGCGGATAAAGACGTTACCAGTCTGGAGAATGAGACCTGCCAACGCGTTCCAAGCCTCGAACAGGCGGCAAATGAAGTGGCCCGCCAGTTCGGGTGGGTATTCAAGGATCAGGTGCTCGCGGTTGAGTCGCTCGACGATCTCCTCGCAGGCAGCAGCGCGCAGGGTGCATCTGAACATTTAACGGAAACGCCTGTGAAGGAAATACAGCGAGTTCCGGACGACACTCCCCTTCGCGTGCCCCAGGAACTGCGGAGGCTGCACGGCGAAGAGGATTCGTTTCTTGCATAA
- the sucB gene encoding 2-oxoglutarate dehydrogenase, E2 component, dihydrolipoamide succinyltransferase, producing MPTDVIMPQMGESIFEGTITKWLKKVGDTVQRDEPLFEISTDKVDAEIPSPAAGVLTEIKVPEGTTVQINTVVATLGESGSAVASAPAAPAPAPAQAEAPKAAPAPAAPATASPAAPAPAAASGVATDVVMPQMGESIFEGTITKWLKKVGDTVQRDEPLFEISTDKVDAEIPSPAAGVLTEIKVPEGTTVQINTVVAVLGGAATGQPAAAPSVSAPPTAQAPVSQPQAAAAVEPAAAALGEPVRSSPLVRRIAKENNLDLHQVKGSGSAGRVTKEDVLGFLEQRGTKPAPAAPVPAASVLAPASAPAAAAAAAPSPAAPVPSAAPVAGDLVPLSRMRSIIAQRMVESKRTSPHVHTCFKIDLTRIVRLREKEKSKYEQRNGVKLTYMPFITRAVIATLRKMPIVNASMEGEAIRYHQNVNVGIAVALDWGLIVPVIKQAEEKSFLGIARAIADLASRARNKKLKPDEVGSGTFTITNPGIFGEQFGTPIINQPESAILDVGGLFKEPTVVTDENGSDSIAIRSIVRLTLGFDHRIVDGADAGKFMSEVKKYLENWNEDIG from the coding sequence ATGCCGACTGACGTGATCATGCCCCAGATGGGGGAGTCTATTTTTGAGGGGACCATTACGAAATGGCTCAAGAAGGTAGGCGATACGGTACAGCGAGACGAGCCATTGTTTGAGATATCGACGGATAAGGTAGACGCCGAGATCCCGTCGCCCGCCGCCGGAGTGCTCACCGAGATCAAGGTGCCCGAGGGCACGACCGTTCAGATCAACACCGTCGTCGCCACCCTTGGCGAATCAGGAAGCGCAGTGGCTTCTGCACCTGCGGCTCCCGCCCCTGCTCCGGCTCAGGCAGAGGCCCCCAAGGCCGCGCCCGCACCGGCGGCTCCCGCAACAGCCAGCCCAGCGGCGCCTGCCCCCGCAGCAGCCTCTGGTGTGGCGACTGACGTGGTCATGCCCCAGATGGGGGAGTCTATTTTTGAGGGGACCATTACGAAATGGCTCAAGAAGGTAGGCGATACAGTACAGCGGGACGAGCCATTGTTTGAGATATCGACGGATAAGGTCGACGCCGAGATCCCGTCGCCCGCCGCCGGAGTGCTCACCGAGATCAAGGTGCCCGAGGGTACGACCGTTCAGATCAACACCGTCGTCGCTGTGCTCGGTGGCGCGGCCACAGGACAGCCCGCAGCGGCACCTTCGGTTTCTGCTCCGCCAACGGCCCAGGCGCCCGTTTCCCAACCGCAAGCGGCTGCCGCAGTGGAACCCGCTGCAGCGGCGTTAGGGGAACCCGTTCGCTCCTCGCCGCTCGTGCGCCGCATTGCGAAGGAAAACAATCTGGACCTGCATCAGGTAAAGGGCTCCGGCTCAGCGGGTCGTGTCACGAAAGAGGATGTACTCGGCTTTCTTGAGCAGCGTGGAACGAAACCCGCTCCCGCCGCCCCTGTACCGGCGGCTTCCGTTCTGGCTCCGGCTTCAGCACCAGCCGCCGCCGCTGCTGCTGCCCCGTCGCCTGCCGCACCGGTTCCTTCCGCTGCTCCCGTCGCAGGAGACCTGGTGCCACTCAGCCGTATGCGCTCCATCATTGCGCAGCGCATGGTTGAGTCCAAGCGCACGAGCCCCCACGTCCATACCTGCTTCAAGATCGACCTCACGCGCATCGTGCGCCTTCGTGAGAAGGAGAAGTCGAAGTATGAGCAGCGCAACGGCGTCAAGCTGACTTACATGCCATTCATCACGCGCGCCGTCATCGCCACCCTGCGCAAGATGCCCATCGTCAACGCTTCGATGGAGGGCGAAGCCATCCGCTATCACCAGAACGTGAACGTCGGCATCGCCGTTGCGCTGGATTGGGGCCTCATCGTTCCCGTCATCAAGCAGGCGGAGGAGAAGAGTTTCCTCGGCATTGCCCGCGCGATCGCGGATCTCGCGAGTCGCGCACGCAACAAGAAGCTCAAGCCGGATGAAGTCGGCTCCGGTACCTTCACCATCACCAATCCCGGCATCTTCGGCGAACAATTTGGCACGCCGATCATCAATCAGCCCGAGAGCGCCATCCTCGACGTCGGAGGTCTCTTCAAAGAACCAACCGTTGTTACAGATGAGAACGGTTCGGACTCCATCGCCATCCGCAGCATCGTTCGCCTGACGCTGGGCTTTGATCACCGTATCGTCGACGGAGCGGATGCAGGGAAGTTTATGTCTGAGGTAAAGAAGTATCTCGAGAATTGGAACGAGGATATCGGCTAG
- the purK gene encoding 5-(carboxyamino)imidazole ribonucleotide synthase, with protein MSAILPGSTIGILGGGQLGRMTAMAARTLGYRVQVMDPDPSCPARFVVDACFEGAWDDARTAANLARGCDVVTLEIEQIAIASLQAAQKYAPVRPGPGLMRMVQDRILQKTWLKDQGFPVGEFRAARTEEELVRAISELGGRCFVKSARGGYDGRSQVKVGFEPTSASSEEVGRETWALLGKAPCVAEKAVDLDQEISVMVARSPRGQIVSFPSASNHHENQILVWSVLPSSIPPELESKAQEMARDLGCQLMLEGLLAVEMFLTRDGALLINELAPRPHNSYHASERACVTSQFEQAVRAICDLPLGDTSILRPAAIANLLGDLWLDHEPRFDQALEVPGVGLHLYEKSQPRKGRKMGHLSAVGATPEEAVKRVLEAQQLL; from the coding sequence GTGAGTGCAATTCTTCCAGGTTCGACAATTGGAATTCTTGGCGGCGGGCAACTGGGACGCATGACCGCCATGGCTGCGCGTACTCTCGGCTACCGGGTGCAGGTGATGGATCCTGATCCTTCCTGTCCGGCTCGTTTTGTAGTGGATGCCTGCTTCGAAGGGGCATGGGACGATGCGCGCACGGCGGCCAACCTGGCGCGAGGATGCGATGTAGTCACGCTGGAGATCGAGCAGATTGCGATTGCATCGTTGCAGGCGGCGCAGAAGTACGCGCCGGTGCGGCCAGGACCAGGGTTGATGCGGATGGTTCAGGACCGGATCCTGCAAAAGACCTGGTTGAAGGATCAGGGCTTTCCGGTAGGAGAATTTCGCGCAGCACGCACAGAGGAAGAACTGGTCAGGGCGATTTCCGAGTTGGGTGGCCGCTGTTTTGTGAAGAGTGCGCGAGGGGGCTACGACGGGCGCAGCCAGGTAAAGGTTGGATTCGAGCCTACGTCGGCCTCCAGCGAAGAAGTGGGCCGCGAGACCTGGGCCCTCCTGGGGAAGGCGCCCTGTGTTGCCGAGAAAGCGGTGGATCTGGACCAGGAGATCTCGGTGATGGTCGCGAGATCTCCGCGCGGACAGATTGTCAGTTTCCCTTCTGCGTCGAACCATCATGAGAACCAGATTTTGGTGTGGAGTGTTCTACCTTCCTCGATTCCACCGGAGTTGGAGTCAAAGGCACAGGAGATGGCTCGCGATCTAGGGTGCCAGCTGATGCTGGAAGGACTGCTGGCGGTGGAGATGTTTCTGACGCGGGATGGCGCGCTGTTGATCAATGAACTTGCCCCTCGTCCACATAACAGCTACCACGCCAGCGAGAGAGCCTGCGTAACCAGCCAGTTTGAGCAAGCGGTGCGCGCCATATGCGATCTTCCGCTGGGCGACACGAGTATCCTGCGGCCGGCAGCAATTGCAAATCTTCTGGGTGATTTGTGGCTGGATCATGAACCAAGATTCGATCAGGCATTGGAGGTTCCCGGCGTGGGGCTGCACCTTTATGAAAAGTCTCAGCCGCGGAAAGGGCGGAAGATGGGGCATCTCTCTGCAGTAGGAGCCACTCCGGAAGAGGCGGTCAAGCGGGTTTTAGAAGCGCAACAGTTGCTGTGA
- the purE gene encoding 5-(carboxyamino)imidazole ribonucleotide mutase: MEQAPVVGVVMGSKSDYEVLKAAVDLLKEFLIPCEVRVVSAHRTPDWLFTYAEQAETRGLRVIIAGAGGAAHLPGMLAAKTLVPVLGVPVPATMLNGIDSLLSIVQMPKGVPVGTLAIGKPGAANAALFAAEILAVTDPELRNKLRAWRERNRQEVMTMELPE; this comes from the coding sequence ATGGAACAAGCGCCGGTGGTCGGTGTAGTAATGGGCAGCAAGAGCGACTACGAGGTGCTCAAAGCCGCCGTAGACCTGCTGAAAGAGTTTCTCATTCCTTGTGAAGTGCGGGTGGTATCGGCACACCGCACGCCAGATTGGCTATTTACCTATGCAGAGCAGGCTGAGACCCGCGGACTTCGCGTGATCATCGCCGGTGCCGGTGGCGCTGCGCATCTGCCAGGGATGCTGGCGGCGAAGACGCTGGTTCCCGTGCTGGGGGTCCCAGTACCCGCGACGATGCTGAATGGCATCGACTCGCTGCTATCGATTGTCCAGATGCCGAAGGGTGTTCCGGTAGGAACGCTGGCGATTGGCAAGCCGGGCGCGGCGAATGCTGCCTTGTTTGCGGCGGAGATACTGGCGGTGACGGATCCCGAGTTGAGAAACAAGCTACGTGCATGGCGCGAACGGAATCGGCAGGAAGTGATGACTATGGAGCTGCCCGAGTGA